CCATTGTGCGCGATGGCCATCATAGTCGCTATCGAGCCACCTTTCTGGGGGAGCGAGTGACGCTCGAGTCTGAGGAGGCCGTCGCTGCCTTCGAGCGTCAGGTGCGCCATGCGGGCGCCTATCCGTTTCGAACCACGGCGGAGGAGCTGGCCACCCTGGAAAGCGACCGGACGCTGGTCGATCGTCTGTTTACGCGCCTGATGGTCGAGAGCGTGCAGCGTTGGTGTGAGCTGGCGGAGGAGCGCCTCCGCGGAAGCGGTGTGCGCTGCTTTATCGACGCGGGAAACGATGACGAGCCGGAGATCGTGGAGGTTTTGAAGCAGGCCAGTTACGTGGAGATGCCCGAGGGCCGGGTGGTACTGATCGATGATGAGCACGAGATGGTCAGCGCAGGCTTCGCGAACCTGACGCCCTGGCAGGCCCCGCGCGACATTCCTGATGAGGAGTTAGGTCGCTTTATCGAATCAATGGCCTGTCAGGTTGAGCATCCCGAGCGAGCGATCTTCAACGTCCATGTCCCGCCGTATGGCTCCGGTCTGGATACCGCGCCGCAGCTGGATGAGCAGCTCAAGCCGGTCGTCGTCGGTGGCGAGATTGCCACCGGGCCGGTGGGCAGCAAAGCCGTGCGCACGATGATCGAGCGATTCCAGCCCCTGGTCTCGCTGCATGGTCACGTTCATGAGTCGCGAGCGGTGAGCAAAATCGGGCGCACGACCTGTATCAATCCGGGCAGCGAGTATGGCGACGGGCATCTGCGCGCTGCGCTGGTCACGCTCAAGGGGCCGAAGCTGCTCAGTTATCAACTGATCACTGGATGAAGCCCACTCACTCGATCCGTCAGTCAAGACGACCAAGGAAAGGCGGTGGCCATGACAAGGCCGGGAGACTTTGAGGCTGGCTTGCCCGCATCGGCAGAGGCGGGGAGCGCCAACGGGCCGGGGCCGACTCTGGCCGACGGCGTGGCGGAGGCCCAGCGTCTGGTGACAGCGCTGCAGCAAGAGGGCCTGACGCTGCGCCTCCTGGGCGGCCTGGCGGTGAGGCTGCGCTGTCCCAGCGCCCGTCATCGCTCTCTCGCGCGCTCCTATGCCGATCTGGACTTTGTGGCGCCCAAGAAGCAGGCTCGTCCGTTACGGGTTGCTCTGGAGGCCAACGGCTATGTTGCTGACCGACGCTTTAACGCCCTGCACGGCGAGCGGCGTCTGCTCTTCTACGATCAGGTCCACCAGCGCCAGATCGATATTTTTCTCAGCGTCTTTGAGATGTGTCATAAGCTCGTGCTGGAGCCACGTCTCCAGTTGCATCCGTTGACGCTATCGCCAGCCGATCTCTTGCTGACGAAGCTGCAGATTGTGGAGCTGAATGCCAAAGATATTCAGGATCTGCTGGCGCTGCTGCTGGACTTCCCTCCCCAGGAGACGGCAGCCAATCCTGGCGAGCAGCTTGATATGCGCATCGTGACGCAGGTCTGCGCTCACGATTGGGGCTGGTACACGACCGTCACTGATAATCTGCAGCGCGTGGCCCAAGAGGCGGATCAGCTTTTGCAGGCCGAAGAAGCAGCCCGTGTCAGGCGGCACATTGAAGAGATGCTGCGCCTGCTGGATCAGGCCCCGAAGTCCAGCGCCTGGAAACTGCGGGCCCTGGTCGGGCGGCGTCTGCAGTGGTATGAGTTGCCGGAGGAGGTGCATCGCTAGTCTCCTCGCTTCTCTCTGGCGGTCTGCCTCCGCCTCGAACTGAGAAAAACACGTTCCTGTCAGCCCTGCACCTCAACCGATTGGAGGCAATAGGGGCTTCGAAGCCTCTATTGCCTCCTTGCTTTTTGGGGCTCCGAGCTGGAGGCCGATGCGCTGTCTCTCTTCAGAGATGAGCCGGGGCGGTGTTCTGCGAACCATGACCCTTCCGCAGCCGGGCTGCTGTCTGCTACACTTGAAGAAGCAGCGTGAGAAACAGGTGCCATCACTCTGGACAGGTGTCAAAGCCCTGCCTTTCCTGAGCCAGGCCAGAGCTGCGCTGAGGGCAGGACAGGATCAGGGGACCGGGCCGGTTCTCTGCTCTGTTCGGGGAGAAGGACGAGCGGCTGCTTTTGGGCAGGCGCCCGGCGCCTCTTCCTCTGGCCGTGGCGTCGGGCCTTGAACACCTGGTAACGCAGCGGCCCGTGTTGGCCTGACCGGGGGCGCCATCAATCTAACAAGCGAGGAGCAAGAAGCATGGAAGAAGCCACCAAGCATACCTATATCATCGACCCAGAGAATGCGGGCGAGTTAGCGCGCTTAATGCAACAGGACCGGCTGCTGACCGAGGGCATGGGGGGACTCTTTCCCGAGGGGCAGCAGTTGCCGGAAGGGGGGAGAGTGCTCGATCTGGCCTGTGGTCCTGGTGGCTGGGATCTGGAAGTGGCCTTTCACTATCCGCACGTCGAAGTCATCGGCATCGATATTAGCCAGCAAGTGATCGAGTATGCCCGGGCCCAGGCGCAATCGCGTGGACTGGAGAACGCCCACTTTCAGGTGATGAATGTGATGGAGCCATTAGCGTTCCCCGATAGCTCCTTTGACCTGATCAACGGACGCTTGCTATGTGGCTTCATGCTGCCGGAGGCCTGGCCCCGCTTGCTGAAAGAGTGCTTCCGCCTGCTCAAGCCTGGAGGGATCGTGCGCCTGACCGAAATGGAGTCCCCTTTGACCACCAGTCCGTCCTATGAGCACTTCTTCCATCTTGGCACCCAGGCCCTCAAGCTGGCCGGACAGAGCTTTTCGCCCGATGGGGGGCATGTCGGCATCACGCCGGTGTTGCCGCGGCTGGTGCGGCAGGCGGGCTTTGAGGAGGTGCGACTGCGAGCGAGCGTGATCGAGTGGTCGATGGGGACCGAGGGGCACTATCCCGTTTTCAAGGATGCCTTGCTCTTCCTGGAACTGGTGCAGCCGTTTCTGATCAAGATGGGGATGGGGACAAAGGAAGAGCTAGAGCGTCTCTATCAGCAGGCTGTAGCAGAGATGCAACAAGAGGACTTTTGTGCGCTCTGGAACCTGCTGACGGTCCGGGGACGCAAGCCCGGCACGACAGACGAAGCCGCGTTATAAGCATGAGTTCCGAAGCTGGCGGGGCGTGGTTGGCTCGGGCCAGGCTGGCTGCTTTGCTCTACTGATCAACCTGGCCCAGACTTGCTTAACCAGTTCTTTGGCAGCATGGCCGGGGCAATACCTCCGCAATAGGCAGCGAAGTGGTTTGTACTAGCCTCCTCCCTCTCTGTCCAAGAGCGAGCCGCCTGTGAAACAGGCCCATAGGAGGTCAAGCCTGATGGTATTTGATTGTTCTCCAAATGCCGAGTGGCATGCGAAACATCGACTGCCTCACCATCCAACTTTGGAGCAACGCATACAGTGACACATGGAGCATGCCTGCAGATGCCCCTGTCCTGCTCAGGATGAGGATCTCCTGGAGCTTCTTAATACGAATGCAATTAGACTGAGATACGTTTGTAAGTAAGGCGAAAAGGTAGCATCGTCGGCAAGGCAAATCAGAGGTAAGCTAACCTGGCAGCTGATGATACCGATGAGGCCAGTCTGCCAGGTTGCCCCTGATTGGTTCGCTTACTCTCGCTTATGAACTGAGAGAGAGGGGATATGTACATCCGCTTCCTGCGAATGACAGGCGCGATACCAACCATTGCCCTTTACCACGTCCTTCCCTACGTGGATCAGCTCCCCCCACACAAGCAGCTCCCGCAACTCTGCCAGGTCGCCGACGAAAGTCGCCTGCCCCACCAGACCGCCAATGGGAGTAGCGCGTCGCAAGCGACGTGAATAACTGGGCATATCCTGCCAGCGCATTGTATGCCCCTCACAGCGCACCGCCGCCGCCAGCGCTAGCAGGTGTTCTCGCTGCTCTGCCAGGGCGCGCGCCTCTTCGGCAGCGCCGTAGGCCAGTCCCAGTTGCTCCAGGCGCTCAAGCAGTCGCTGCACGAGGGTAGCGAAATCCGGCTCCTTGCAGAGCGCGCCATGCCGTACCAGGCGCAGGGGGGTCAAGAAAGTCAGCGTCACCCGTTGCTCCGGCAGCGTCAGCGCGCGCTGGCGCACATCCTCCGCCTGCACTGCCAGCGTCGGCGTTCTGACCTGCTGGGCCCCAGCCCGATAGAGTTGCTGCCGCTCCCCGCTAAAAGGATGATAGGCCTCGATCCTCTCGATGCGTAGCTCGCCGCGCCGGGGAGGCGAGCCGTTCTCTGGCAAAGGGCGCCCCAGGCCCTGGCGCTCCAGTTCCTGGCTGCTGAGCATAACATAGGGCAGCAGCTCCACGCGTCGGCCAATGAGCGTCATTCCAAACACGAGTCGCTCGCCTGGCTCGTAGCGCCGCCCGCCCTCTAACGGCGGCTCCAGCACATAGGGGCGAGGAATATCACGCCCCCAGGGCTGCCCGTTCAGGCGCTGCAGCGTTGGCGCTTGCGGGTCATCCGCTGGCGCTAACAGCGCACTGACAGGGCAGACCTGCAACAGAGGACATTCCAGGCAGGTGCGCGCCTGCTTGTTCGTACAAAAGCGATGCCAGATCGCTGAAAAAAGCGCGCCGCGCAGCGCCGTTCCTGGAGAAGCGTCCAGCTCTAAAGGCGTCTCAACGCGCATGGTCCACAGCAAGTGATAGGTTGTTAGCATAAGCCTCCCTTCCATGTGAGTAAGGTCATGTCCATAAGTGGAGCCTCTTCCCTTCCCTGGCCAGGACGGGGGACGGCGCGGCACGCAAGCTGCGTGGCTGGTCATCTCCCCTCGTATCACGGAGGTGGCAAGCGCCGGTACCAGCTATAGGAGTGGGAAGAACGCCAGCGCTGATAAGGGAGCACTACATGACGGAGCACGCGGTCCCGGTTCAGCACAATACGCTCGTTCGTATAGATGTTGGCCTGAGCGAAGGTCAGCTTCGGCCCGCAGTCATCGAGCACCTGCAGCGTCCCCTGCATAGGAAACGCCTCCTGCCGTGAGGCGGTCAGCAGCAGAAAGCTGCCAGCGGGCAGCTCCGCACTTTGCGCAGGAGGCTGCAGGATCTGGATGAAGCCGCCGCGCTTGCCCAGGTAGTTGAGACCGACCAGCAGCTCCGGCAGCACTGCCGCCAGAGGACTCCCTTCAGCTACCTCGCAGGCCAGACGCAGGCTTCCATAGTAGCTAATGTACTCACGATAAGCGATTGTCGGCTGAAAAGGATACTCTTTTTCTAGACGTGCGCGAGCGGCCTTTTCGGGATTGCTCTTGTCCTTCAGCTCGCGGCGGATCTTGCTGAAGCCCTTGATGACGACCGCCTGTTCCGGTGGTTCCAGGGCGATAGGCAGGTCGCGCAGAGCGGGGAAGAGGCGTTCCCCCTCTGCCAGACCGCGAGTGCGGATCAGGGTGCTAAGCAAGGCCATCTTGATAGCGAAAGGGGTCGGCACCAGCAGCGTCTGACCACCCGAGGATGTAGCGCTGGCCGGTCGCAGCGAGAAGAAAGAGACCGGCAAGTAGTGCGCGACGATCCACATTGGTCGTCTGCCTCCTTTCTGTGTGATCTGCCAACCGACCAATCGACCCCTAGGCCGACGCCGCCTCGGGGGTAATGCTATCGATCAGCGAGCGCATCTGCTGCGAGAACTCGGCCAGCGTATCGAAGGTCTGCAGGCGCACGTGCTGGGGACCAGTGCCGTTCAGGGCACGAACAATGGCCTCTGCCTGCTCGCGGTAGGCCTGCGGCTCATCGCTGCCACCCAGCAGCGGACTGACCAGCGGCGCCGGCGTCGCGGTGTCGCTGGTGCTGATGAAGCCTTCCAGGGCCAGCAGGTGAGGGAGCTGGGTCGAGCGCATGGCGCCGTTGAACTCCAGGAAGCTGTAGAGCAGGCTTTCAAGCAGGACGCGGGTGCGGCGCTGGCGCTCTTCGGCACTGATGGCGTATCTCTGCGCGATATCGTTGTAGCCTACCCGGCTCAGCTCGACGTGGCAGACCACGGCGTAGACGCCGCTGGAAGCCGGGCGATGGAAAATGCTTTGTCCAAGGTTGGCCCCTTTGTGTTCGTTGCTCTCCTCCTTGCGCGCCGCGCCCGGACCGCGCTCCAGGGCGTACTTGACGTGGAAGTAGCTATCGGTCCGTACGCGCTCAGGCAGGGCCACAACCCAGCCGAATTCACAGACCGACTTGCGCGGGACCGAACGCCCGCCTTCAGTCACCAGAATCCCACCAACGTCGTCCATGGCGCAGCGCTGCAGCAGGCCATCGATGAGGGCTGCGCCGGTATCGCCAGCTCCCTTAATAAAGTCGCTGTCGGCATTGATGCGGTTGGCATCGAACTGCTGACAGCCAGCGCAGAGGCTCAGGCCCTCCTCACGTGCGCGGCGATAGAAGTGCTCCATAAGGACATGCTTGAGCATGTCGCCAGAGATGGCATTGACGGTGTGCAGCAGACCGTCGTCGCCGACGATATCGACCATGCGCGTCTGAATCTGGTTCCCCTCGCCGCCTTCGTTGTTGAGGCTGTGCATGTTCAGGGTCATGCGCGCAGCGATGGACAGAGAGACCGCTGTGTTTGCCATAGTGCGATTACCTGCCTTTCTTTATGATGATCGTTATGGGTGCGATTATTCTTGTTGGAAGTGAACGATGAATCAGACCTGTGCGCTTTGAGCGGCAGCCGCCTCTGTATCCTCCTCGCTCTGGCTGCTTTCCGCGGCCTTGCCCCAGCGGGCGTAGCCATAAGAGAGCAGCATCGAGGCCACCAGCTCGCAGGGATACTGGTCGAAGAGGGTCGTAAACTCGTCGATGTCGCTGGTCGTGACGGGGTAGCGCAGATGATGCTGGCTGTAGTCCTCTGAACGCAAGGCGCGTCCCAGCTTCTGCGCCACCTTCTCCTCTTCGCGCGCGGTCTCGGCGTTGTAATGCAGCAGAAACTCGCTGAGGGCTTGCATGAATTCGTCGCGACGATGGATCTTGCGCAGCAGCTCCTGCCCCAGTCCGTAGCGCACCTCGTAGGGATAGTTGTTATCCTGGAAGCGGCGGCGCTGGGCGTTGACCGTTGCCTCGCGGATGGCCGAGGCGATGCGCTGGAAGCCTTTGTTCTGAAGGATGGGGGTCAGTTTCAGGTCCTGGGTTCCTTTTTTCGTTTCCATTGCAGCACTCTCCAGTAATACAAGTTTGTCCAAGCCCTGGCTGGCAAACTGCTTGAGCCAGCGCTTCTCGTTTTTCTCGCGTTCCCGCTGACGGAAGAGGTAAGGGCCATAGCTGGCGGCGAAGCGCCAGAAGCGGCGCAGATCGTGACTGGAGAGAAAGTCGCGGTAGATGCGCAGCAGCTCTAGCTCTTCGCTGCCTTCTTTCCCCTGTGGTCCCTCGATGCGGTTGATGATGGCGATGTGCTCCTCCAGCAGCTCATCGATCTGCGTGGCCTCGGCGACGGAGCGCGGTCGCGGCGGCAGCCACGAAGGCAGATTGATAGTCGAGACGTTCATCACCGCGTGGGCGCTGCCCATGTCCTTGTAGAAAGCCACGTCAAGCCCGTGGGTGATACTGACCAGGGGAGGAAGCTCGTCCGGGTCAAGGTTCTGGCTGCTCGCCAGCTCGTTGCGCCGGTGGTTCACAAGAACCTGTGCCAGGCGCAGGGCGGCCAGGATATCCTGTTTGATGGCCGTGCTGGACCAGCAGATCTCGCGAAACTTCTGCATAATGGTCCTGAGCGTCTCCAGCTCGACCTTTTCGGGCAGCACCACGAAGGTCTTGCGGTCCTTGCTGCCGCTGAGCATATAGGGTGCGGCGCCCAGCATGAAGCCGCGGAACTTGACCAGCTCCAGCAGCCAGAAGCTTTCCAGGCCGCCGACCGCCAGACGGTTGCTTTTGGGAGCATTAGCCCCCTTACCGCTGGTGGGGTTGAGCAGTTGCACGGCAGTGGCCTGTGTCTTGCCACTGAGGCCCTGCTCCTTGGCCCACTTCTCCCAGGTGCGTTGCGCCTGCTCGACCTCGTTGAGCGGCTCGGAGAAAAGGCGGAAGAGCAGACGCATGGCAAACCATTGCTGCTCGGCGCTCAGGCTCTCCCAACGCAGCACCAGCTCATTGAAGGTGTCGGCGACCTTCATAACGTTGATGGCCTTGTAGTGCTCCAGCTCAGGGCTGGGGCCGTTGCTCAGGAGCTGCTGCAGCTCTGGAGAAGGGTTGAGGCGCGCTTTTGGCGACCGCTTCTCGGGCGGCAGTTTGGCGAGCTGTGCCTGTAGCTGACGCTGTTTCTCTTGCTCGGCCTCGTAGTCGAAGATTTCGACCTCGCTGAATGTGCGCCCCTTTTTCGCCTGCCGCTCCTGCTGTTTGGCGGTGCTTAGGGGGCGCAGCAGGGGGAGGCGGTTACCGCTCGCCAGGTCGCTTTCTTCCACGGGAGGGAGCTGGATCAGAAAGCTCTGGCCGGCGTCGTAGATCTCCGCAGACTGCTCCGGACGGCCCAGGCGCGCCAGGCCGAGCCGCATGAGATCGGCTACGCCCAGGGCGAGCAGGGTATCGGCGAATGTCCCGCTCGCTTTGTTGACATAGAGCGTTGTCATACTCTGTCCTCTGTGAGGAGATTTTGCTCTATTTATAAAACGAACAAATCATAAATGATAACTTGCCAGGCATTTGGTACATTATCTGGCGCATGACCTGGACCTCTCCTCTCGTCTCCTCTTTCTGGAGCGAGTATCGCGAACCTGTCAGGAAACTGGCAAGCTTGCCTTGCTAACGATAAGCGTCGGCGCGCTGGTCGGCCAGACGCAAAGCCCGTGTCATGACAAAGGCCAGCCAGGTTTCGTACTGGGGTGTCTGCAGGTCCAGTGCGGGCTGACTGAACTTCCCCGACCTGACATTCTCGGGGAAGAGATCTCCTTGCTGGCACTCTGGCAGGATCAACTGCAGGTTCGTGGGCCGGGGCGAGGTCTCGCGCTGTACCAGGGCTAAGGCTCGCCGCACCGCCTCTAAGGCTCCTGGCGCCAGCCTGCTCGCACCATATTCGTGAGCCCCTGTGGTATGATGACGGGCAATGGCGTAGCAGGTAGCCCGCACCACGGGCGCCGTGGGACTTGCCGGCGTTGTTGCGCCCAGGCAGTCCACGATGAAGCGGCGCGCCAGGGCCACGCTCTCACAGGCGTGGTTAGGACGGCGTTCTGCTAGCTCTTGCTCCCACTGTCGCTCTTCGCGGGCCCGCACGTCATAGGTCGTCTTGGCAAAGAGATAATCGGCTGCCGGTTCCTGATAGTGCAGGCCCTTCTTCTCGTGATAGAGGCGCTCCCAGGCGCGGGCCCAACGCTGCCAGCCCTCAGCGAGCTTACCCAGATCGTGCAGGGCCAGCGCTAACTGAATGGCCTGATCAATTGTGCCCGCTGCCAATCCCATCCGTTCCTCCAGGCGACGCAGCGCATAGGTCAGCTCATGGTAGAGGCCGTAGTGATAGGCGTCGGCCAGTCCCCCAATGTGCTCCTCGTAGCGCTGGCGTGAGACCGTCTGGCTGACTGCACCCAAGCGCCGCCGTTCCAGCGGACGGCTCTGGTAGCGCGTACCCTCAAGACGCTGCTGCCAGCGCGCGGTCAGCGGCAGACGTCCGTCGCGGAAGACCAGGCCCAGATCGCGATCGTAGGTCACCAGGGCCTGCGGCAAAGCCAGCACCAGGGCACTACTGATCTGGGCCGGGTTGGTCACCGGCTCCCACGTATACAGTGGCTCGCGCCGGCTATCGTCCTCGCCCTGGGCCGCTCTCCCGCTCCCGGTATCCATGAGCACCGCTTGTTTGCACACCCAATCGAGGCCCAGCGCCGCGGCCCGCTCCTGTAGGGCCTGCCAGTGCCGTCCCTGCAGCAGACTGGGACGCAGTGTGAAAAGCTGCCATTGCCAGGGCGCTGTGACGATCTCCTCTTCGGGCGCATCGTGCACCAGCAGCGCCACTTGCAGATCATCGCGAATCAGCGTAGAGCGCACACTTGGATCGGGCTTCCTCAAGCTGGTCACCATCTTCTCAAGCAGATGGGGCCGTTGCTCCTCATAGCGTGCCAGCAACTGGAGATCGCTCTCACAATGGACCGTATCAAGCAGGCGACGCTCCTCCTGAAACCGCACTACCTGGCCATCGTACTCGGCCAGGGCCTCCCACGTGCGTTGACAGGGTTCCGGCTCGTAGGGCAGTGTCTGCGCCTGGCCCTGATCATCGACGGGAAGCGAGTAGACAAAGACCTGCCCCTGCTGGTGAGGGAAGCGCGCGCAGCGTCCAGCGCGCTGGATCAGGCTATTGGCCGGCGACAGCTCGCTGTGCAGTGTCTCAACCGAGATATCAAGGCCCACCTCGACCACCTGCGTCGCCACCACAATCACATTCTCGCCCTGATAGCGCCCGCTCTTCTGATCCCAGGCGGCGGGACCAAGCCAGCCCTGCAGTTTCTCGCTTTGACGACGCCGATCCTCGTCACTAAAGCGGCTATGCAGCAGTTGCAGACGGATCTCAAGGCCGCGCGCTTGAATCAGCTCATCGAGCTGCAGATACAGCTCCTGGGCGCGCTCAACACGGTTACAGACCACCAGAGAGCAGCGCTGGTGACGCTCAAGTACCTGCTCAGCGCTCAACGGCTCCGCCACGCGCCGAAAGACGCGCTGACGTCCCCTGGCCAGGGCGGCCAGCTCCTCATCGCTCGCCTCAATCACCTCAGCGTCGATCATCTGCGCCAGTTGCTCCACCAGCGGTCTGGAGAGCGTCGCGCTCATGAAGATAAAGCGCGTCAGATCCTTGAGCTGGCGCAGCAACTCGATCGTCGTGGTCAAGGCGCCAAAGCAGCTCTGGCCTTGCCGATTCAGCGGATACAGATGCGGCTCATCCAGAATCAGGTAGGCGCTGGCGAGCAGGCCAACATTGATATTGGCGCGTGCCCCATCGACGCTATAGGGCACACCGAGAGCGCTGGCCAGCAACTGATCGATGGTGCAGGCCGTGATCAAAGACTCGAACTGGGGATCATCTGGCGACTCGCCTGTTTGCAGGCTGAGCAGTGGGCGCCCGAACTGAGCGTAGCGCTGGCGCAGCGGCTCGATCAAAGGCGGATTCAGCTCCTCCAGCAATTGGTGACAGGTCCTGGTGAACTGAGTTGCCAGCACCCGCATTGGCGTGACGTACACGGCCTTCCCGGGCAGCGTCCCATCGTTGAAGGCGCAGCTTTGCAGGAAGGGCAGCAGTGCAGCCAGCGTCTTCCCGCCGCCCGTCGGAATGACCAGAATCACATTGCGGCCCTGGGCCAGCACCTGTAGCACGCGCTCCTGATAGGGATAGAGAGTCTTCATAAGGGAAACCGTCACCCCTTTCTTTCCTTTCCTTTCCTTCACCTAAGCCTCTTCTGTTTGGACGCGATGGCGAAACAGATCCGGGTTGAGCCTGCCTGGCTCATGAGTGGAGAGAGGACCAGGCTGCAAACCATAGTTCTGACTGGCCCGTTGGACGTGGCTGATGACCCGCCGGCGCAGCTCTTCCGGCTCCAACACCACACAGTCGGCTCCCCAACCGCGAACCCAGGGTTCAATCTCGACCAGATCACCGATCAGGGCCGTCCACTCGCAGCCGTCGCGCGTCAGGCGAATCTCCTGCGACGGATGCCAGCGCGTCTCACGCACCCGCTTCACAACCTGGCTGCTGAAGTGCAGACGCACCCTGACCGGTTCCTCATCGCCATACATCACGCCCCAGGCCCGTTGTAGCAATTCCTCGGCCTTAAAGGAGGGATCAGGGACAAATGACTCATTAATCAGCTCCGCATGCTGGATGCGCTCCAGCTTCAAAGTACGCAAGGCCAGCACAGCGTGACTGTAGCCGAGCACATAGATGGTCCGCCCAATAGCCGATGGTTCCAGCAGATAGGGATCGAAAAGCGTCTCAAAACGGCTCTTGCGCGGCGGCTCGTAGATCAGGCGAACGCGCCGGTGCTGGACCCAGCCACAGGCCAGCGCTAGAAAAATGGCCGAAAAATCCTCCCTTTCGCTATCTTCCGTGAGCAGCAGCGCTGCAATCGTCTCCTGCTGCTCGCGCACGGGAGTGGGTAGCGCCTCCACCAACTTATGCAGGGCCATCGTCAGATGCCAGTTACGCTCATCGCGCGTCTGGGCCAGGAGGCGGCCAGCCAGATAGAGGCCCACCGCCTCGGGATAGCTCAGGGAGAGCTGCAACCTGGGGATGACCGCCCCTTCTGGCAAAAACCAGTAGAGGCCCTCTTTCGTAAGAGGCAGCAGGCCAGTCACCTGCAGCTCATTCAGGTACTTGTTTGCCGTATCCTCATTGATGCCCAGCCGCTCAGCGATCTCGCGGGTGCGCCAACGCCGCTGCACCTGACTCTCGAACAGGTGAATGATCGTCTGCAGGCGATGGACCCGCTTCATAGTCTCGATATTCAAGGCGGCATCTCCTTTCCCTTGGTGCTCTTGCTTGTTTTGGCCTAGCCTGGAAGAGGAGCTGGGCCAGGGGCCTGCCGCTGCGCTGGGATAGCAGTCGGCCTGCTGCTCTGGGGAGAGTATAGCCAGGCGATTCCGCTAAATCGTCGGAATCCCGGTCTCTTCTCTCGGACGGGCCCCCTTGCCTTAGCTTTCTACTCTCCTGTTCCCCTCCCCCTTCACTCACACCACGTCGTTGCAGAAGCGTCGGAACTCGCACAGCGGGCAGCGCCGCTGCTGAGCCGTAGGCCCTGGCAGGCTCTCTGTCTGCAGGCTCTGACGGATCGCCGCCACTGTTGTCTCAACACGGCGACGCAGCGCGCGTGTCAGCGGCACCGGTTCGGCCTGGCGCAGAGGGAGGCTATATAAGAACGCTCCCCTGATAGGGAGACCTAGCTCTTCCTCGACCATCAAGGCATAGGCGGCTAGCTGGAGCATAAAGTGGGCCTGGCTCTGGCGCTCCGAATCCTTATACTCGACAATGGTCGCCTCGCGCAGCGGGGCAGCCAGCGATGGTGACACAATCAACAGATCAACACGCCCCTTGAGACCCAGCCGTCTGGAGATCAGCGGCTGATGAAAGAGCCGCTCACCTTCAGCGAGGCCGTAGCGGCGCAGGCTACGGCGAACCTCGTGGAGCGGGGCCTCTGCGCGATGACTCTCCTTGCCGGCCTGCATAGCCAGGGTCAAGGGGCGAATGGTTGGCCAGGTATAGCGATAGTAAATCAGGCGAGGACAGC
This is a stretch of genomic DNA from Thermogemmatispora onikobensis. It encodes these proteins:
- a CDS encoding metallophosphoesterase family protein, with protein sequence MFGTRRTTIFFATDIHGSERCFMKFINSAKFYGANVLILGGDITGKALIPIVRDGHHSRYRATFLGERVTLESEEAVAAFERQVRHAGAYPFRTTAEELATLESDRTLVDRLFTRLMVESVQRWCELAEERLRGSGVRCFIDAGNDDEPEIVEVLKQASYVEMPEGRVVLIDDEHEMVSAGFANLTPWQAPRDIPDEELGRFIESMACQVEHPERAIFNVHVPPYGSGLDTAPQLDEQLKPVVVGGEIATGPVGSKAVRTMIERFQPLVSLHGHVHESRAVSKIGRTTCINPGSEYGDGHLRAALVTLKGPKLLSYQLITG
- a CDS encoding nucleotidyltransferase family protein, with amino-acid sequence MTRPGDFEAGLPASAEAGSANGPGPTLADGVAEAQRLVTALQQEGLTLRLLGGLAVRLRCPSARHRSLARSYADLDFVAPKKQARPLRVALEANGYVADRRFNALHGERRLLFYDQVHQRQIDIFLSVFEMCHKLVLEPRLQLHPLTLSPADLLLTKLQIVELNAKDIQDLLALLLDFPPQETAANPGEQLDMRIVTQVCAHDWGWYTTVTDNLQRVAQEADQLLQAEEAARVRRHIEEMLRLLDQAPKSSAWKLRALVGRRLQWYELPEEVHR
- a CDS encoding class I SAM-dependent methyltransferase — translated: MEEATKHTYIIDPENAGELARLMQQDRLLTEGMGGLFPEGQQLPEGGRVLDLACGPGGWDLEVAFHYPHVEVIGIDISQQVIEYARAQAQSRGLENAHFQVMNVMEPLAFPDSSFDLINGRLLCGFMLPEAWPRLLKECFRLLKPGGIVRLTEMESPLTTSPSYEHFFHLGTQALKLAGQSFSPDGGHVGITPVLPRLVRQAGFEEVRLRASVIEWSMGTEGHYPVFKDALLFLELVQPFLIKMGMGTKEELERLYQQAVAEMQQEDFCALWNLLTVRGRKPGTTDEAAL
- the cas6 gene encoding CRISPR system precrRNA processing endoribonuclease RAMP protein Cas6 — its product is MLTTYHLLWTMRVETPLELDASPGTALRGALFSAIWHRFCTNKQARTCLECPLLQVCPVSALLAPADDPQAPTLQRLNGQPWGRDIPRPYVLEPPLEGGRRYEPGERLVFGMTLIGRRVELLPYVMLSSQELERQGLGRPLPENGSPPRRGELRIERIEAYHPFSGERQQLYRAGAQQVRTPTLAVQAEDVRQRALTLPEQRVTLTFLTPLRLVRHGALCKEPDFATLVQRLLERLEQLGLAYGAAEEARALAEQREHLLALAAAVRCEGHTMRWQDMPSYSRRLRRATPIGGLVGQATFVGDLAELRELLVWGELIHVGKDVVKGNGWYRACHSQEADVHIPSLSVHKRE
- a CDS encoding DevR family CRISPR-associated autoregulator — its product is MANTAVSLSIAARMTLNMHSLNNEGGEGNQIQTRMVDIVGDDGLLHTVNAISGDMLKHVLMEHFYRRAREEGLSLCAGCQQFDANRINADSDFIKGAGDTGAALIDGLLQRCAMDDVGGILVTEGGRSVPRKSVCEFGWVVALPERVRTDSYFHVKYALERGPGAARKEESNEHKGANLGQSIFHRPASSGVYAVVCHVELSRVGYNDIAQRYAISAEERQRRTRVLLESLLYSFLEFNGAMRSTQLPHLLALEGFISTSDTATPAPLVSPLLGGSDEPQAYREQAEAIVRALNGTGPQHVRLQTFDTLAEFSQQMRSLIDSITPEAASA
- the cas3 gene encoding CRISPR-associated helicase Cas3', translating into MKTLYPYQERVLQVLAQGRNVILVIPTGGGKTLAALLPFLQSCAFNDGTLPGKAVYVTPMRVLATQFTRTCHQLLEELNPPLIEPLRQRYAQFGRPLLSLQTGESPDDPQFESLITACTIDQLLASALGVPYSVDGARANINVGLLASAYLILDEPHLYPLNRQGQSCFGALTTTIELLRQLKDLTRFIFMSATLSRPLVEQLAQMIDAEVIEASDEELAALARGRQRVFRRVAEPLSAEQVLERHQRCSLVVCNRVERAQELYLQLDELIQARGLEIRLQLLHSRFSDEDRRRQSEKLQGWLGPAAWDQKSGRYQGENVIVVATQVVEVGLDISVETLHSELSPANSLIQRAGRCARFPHQQGQVFVYSLPVDDQGQAQTLPYEPEPCQRTWEALAEYDGQVVRFQEERRLLDTVHCESDLQLLARYEEQRPHLLEKMVTSLRKPDPSVRSTLIRDDLQVALLVHDAPEEEIVTAPWQWQLFTLRPSLLQGRHWQALQERAAALGLDWVCKQAVLMDTGSGRAAQGEDDSRREPLYTWEPVTNPAQISSALVLALPQALVTYDRDLGLVFRDGRLPLTARWQQRLEGTRYQSRPLERRRLGAVSQTVSRQRYEEHIGGLADAYHYGLYHELTYALRRLEERMGLAAGTIDQAIQLALALHDLGKLAEGWQRWARAWERLYHEKKGLHYQEPAADYLFAKTTYDVRAREERQWEQELAERRPNHACESVALARRFIVDCLGATTPASPTAPVVRATCYAIARHHTTGAHEYGASRLAPGALEAVRRALALVQRETSPRPTNLQLILPECQQGDLFPENVRSGKFSQPALDLQTPQYETWLAFVMTRALRLADQRADAYR